The sequence below is a genomic window from Rattus rattus isolate New Zealand chromosome 3, Rrattus_CSIRO_v1, whole genome shotgun sequence.
TTAGAATCTCTTTTCACTGTGTGGTCCTGCTAAATTGGAACGGGTGGAACAGagtgatcttgaactcacagagatctgtctgtctccacctcactagtgctgggattagtgcTATTCACTACCATAGCTGTTCAACTCCCAAGATTCACTTCACATCTGTAAACGTTAAGTCTAATGTTCTGGCTTAGCTCTGCAAGTTAAACGAAGAAGTATCATCATGTGACCAATGTCTGGGCAGAGAAGTCACTGTGCAGAGAAGGCTAACCATAGGAGTTTTCTTTGGTCCCTTTCTTTGACTTTGGGCTCTTCTTGGGGCTGGAGGTTAGTACTGCCttgttctctccctttcccaggaGTGGGAAGATTACCGCCTCACATGGAAGCCTGAGGACTTCGACAATATGAAGAAAGTCCGGCTCCCTTCCAAACACATCTGGCTCCCAGATGTGGTTCTATACAACAAGTAGGTGACCCTGAAGTGATAGGAAGGTTAGGGAAGTCCAGAGGGTGTGCTCAGGAGGGGATCAGATCACGGCAGGTGGGAATACAAGATAAACATGCTGTTGTGAAAGGGAGTGGGCTTTCTCTTAGCAGGCGGTAGGCAGGCATatctacacagacagacacaaccaGTGGGATGCAGTGTAGACAGTTATGGTGACCTGGACCTTGACCAGCTCCTTCCAGCCACTTAGATTGCTGGGGGTAAGGATATGGAAGACTGACAGTTCTCAGTGCCTAACTTGATCTAAGAATGAGAACTTCTGGAAGTCTGGGTGGTGAGAAAGAACTTATGGTCCTAGTTTCACCTAGAATCTGTTTTGCTCCCTTCAGTGAATCTTTTTCCCTTTAAGGCACAAAACTCTCCCACACCCTTTCATTGCTTGGGGCTCCTTGCCCTggcctctccagctccctctcctcTTTACTCTCATGAGCACTAATCAGCTTAAATGATGTGGGACAAGTAGCAgaggtgcccctcccccatcattcTCTTCAACCACTGAAAGAATATGCATGCCTCCTGACCAGGAGGAGACCCATTCTTACTACCAACCTATGTACGTTCCTACCCTATCTCGATTTCTGGGCTATCTCAGTGCATTAGATGGGGACTCCCAGCCTGGGTCCTTCTGGCTGGGTAGATGAGTGGGATTCAGATCCTCAAGCCAGGGCTGACTGCCCCATTCCTTGGCAGTGCTGACGGCATGTACGAAGTCTCCTTCTATTCCAATGCTGTGGTCTCCTACGATGGCAGCATCTTTTGGTTACCACCTGCCATCTACAAGAGTGCATGCAAGATTGAGGTGAAGCACTTCCCATTTGACCAGCAGAATTGCACCATGAAGTTTCGCTCATGGACCTACGACCGTACTGAGATTGACTTGGTGCTCAAAAGCGATGTGGCCAGTCTGGATGACTTCACACCCAGCGGGGAGTGGGACATCATCGCACTGCCAGGCCGACGCAACGAGAACCCAGACGACTCCACCTATGTGGACATCACCTATGACTTCATCATTCGTCGCAAACCACTCTTCTACACCATCAACCTCATCATCCCCTGTGTACTCATCACCTCGCTGGCCATCCTGGTCTTCTACCTGCCCTCAGACTGTGGTGAAAAGATGACACTTTGTATTTCTGTGCTGCTAGCACTCACGGTGTTCCTGCTGCTCATCTCCAAGATtgtgcctcccacctccctcGATGTACCGCTGGTGGGCAAGTACCTCATGTTCACCATGGTGCTAGTCACCTTCTCCATCgtcaccagtgtgtgtgtgctcaatgTGCACCACCGCTCGCCTACCACGCACACCATGGCCCCCTGGGTCAAGGTGGTCTTCTTGGAGAAGCTGCCCACCCTGCTCTTCCTGCAGCAGCCACGCCACCGCTGTGCACGTCAGCGCCTGCGCTTGAGGAGGCGCCAGCGGGAGCGTGAGGGCGCAGGCGCGCTTTTCTTCCGTGAAGGTCCTGCGGCTGACCCATGTACCTGCTTTGTCAACCCTGCATCAGTGCAGGGCTTGGCTGGGGCTTTCCGAGCTGAGCCCACTGCAGCCGGCCCGGGGCGCTCTGTGGGGCCATGCAGCTGTGGCCTCCGGGAAGCAGTGGATGGCGTACGCTTCATTGCAGACCACATGCGAAGTGAGGATGATGACCAGAGTGTGAGTACCAAGTGCAAAATAGGCATGTCGGAAGCAGGGACCCCTGCGTGCGGGCAGTAGGTGTCACTTAGGGTCACAAAGCAAGGGTAGAGGGGAGAGGCAACATGGTTGAGGTGGACTCAGTAGGGTAGGCTTCCAGTTTGGCTTGCCGGTGTCTGTACCAGATGACCTTGTAGCTCCCAGAGGACTAGTACTCAGGGTGAGATGTGTCAGCTAAGGCATAGTTAGTGTGAAAGAGGTGACTAGGAACCTTAGGGCAGGgagttcttttgggtctgagggTGTCACCGAGTTAGCTCACATGAACACTTCCAAGTTGTTAATGTGCTGCTGTTCTTAGTGCAAATGGAGATGAATCCTTGTGGACCACAGAGTGGACAGAATTGAGGACCGGGATGATGACagataggaaaaggaaaagtttagAGGTTCCATGGGGCTGGTCCCAGCAGAGAAAGCAGAATTTAAAATCAAtatccctggggctggggatttagctcagtggtagagcgcttaccttggaagcgcaaggccctgggttccgtccccagctccaaaaaaaaagaaccaaaaaaaaaaaaatcaatatcccTTTTCTACTGTCCTGGGCCTTGAAAAGAGtctaatgaaatatttatagaaacGGGATGGATAAAAGCCAGGGCTAGACACTCTCACCCTCTTTCTGCACACCCAGCTCTGGCCTTCTCTGCAGTCTTCCCAGAAGGAGATTCCTCGAGACTAAGccaggagttgggggaaggtGCGATGAGGATGAGTTAGCATCCTGCCCCCCCAGTTTGGGTACCATCTGGTCTTCTCTGAGATCAGTGTTCAGGTACCTGACTGGTTCTAAGCCAAGGCTCAGTTGTTGCCATAGTGACCAGCAAGGTTTCCTCTGGGACTCTGCCATTCCGGCTGGGGAAGGATAAAGGGCAAGCACTGTGGTTTGTGTTGGGAGTGAGTTCAGACATCTTCTCCCCTGGGCAGCAGACAAgcatgggagagggagcatcGTATAgttcagaggaagggagagaggctgAGACTGGAGGTGAGGCAGCTGAGGTGCAGGGTGCCTCCGTCTCTGCTGCAGTCCACCATGTAGCCTACATTTCAAGTCAGGTGCTGAGGTGCAGTGACCCACTTGGATGCCTCAGAGGCCTCTAGAACTCAACACATCCAAAACCTAGCGCTTGATCTACACCCCCAACCCGGCCCTATCTTGCCCCTAGCTTCTCTGTCTTGCTGTAAATGGCATCACCGTGGGTTAAGCAGTTCAGACTGAAGCCTGGGTGAtccttttactctctctctctctctctctctctctctctctctctctctctctctcttagttcTCACCACTGAGGTTATCAGAATTCCTGTCCTGGGAGTACCACCTCCAACATGATTCCCTGCTTGTCTTTTTCTGTCACCTTCACACTAACACCCTTGTCCTTGGGCTCTGTCAACTCTTGTGTGGACCAGGGGGAATTTCCAAACTGCCTCCCCGTTCAGCTTCCTATGCCACTGTTGAATAGCCCATAGCCCCAGGCTGGTGACACAGTCCCTTGCTTGGGTCACCAGCTTATCACTCAGTTGTCTCTAGCAAGCCAAGCTCTTTCCTGCCCTCGAGGCTTTGCATCTGGGTCCCTGCACTGGGAACAACctttgttttagttactttctcattgctgtgacaaaaatccTCCAGGAAAGCAGATGCAGGGAAGCAGGCTTTGTCGGGCCTCACAGTTTGAGGTTACAGCCCAAGGCATTAGTGGGAACATTGGTTCTATTTCAGTCtggaaacagggagaggggaaTACCGAGTTCAACTAACACTTTAGTTTCCCCTTCTGTCTGGGACCCTAGCCCTTACTCCAATCTAGAAAAAGCCCTATAGACTTGCTCAGGCTTGTTCCCACAATGGTGCTAAATCTCATCAAACTTATGATATCACACTTTCTTACACCTCACCCCCTCAAATCAAAACCCAAAcctattactgttattatttggCTCCATTCTTTAAAAGTAAACACGCAACCTCGAATCCCAAACACTCGGATGTGTCTCCTTAAGACCAGGCGAGCTCCCCTGCGTGCCTCAGCTTCAGGCTGGGAGGGGGCTCAGTGTAGATGCACAGTGATCGTGTGAAAGGCCTCGAGTTCCAAATGCTATTGACAGCCAACCAAAATAACAGTGAAGTGCCCGGCTTCGAAGACCAGATTCTGGAAACGGCACCAATACTTTTACCACCATACGGTCCACATTCAAGGTTTCCCGCTGTCCCAGTAGCATCCTTCCCCAAAGCCCAACATCACACCTAGGAGCCCAAGCTGCACTGAGTTGCCGAGCCTCATTGGTTCGCTCCCTCAGCTTTCTTTGCCTTTCATGGGACAAACAGTTTaaagaggccaggctgggctgctgTTCTGCCGGCTTTGCCAAGTCTTCAGTGTGGACCGGAAACagggcttcctccctccctagcAGAGTTTGCTGCACGCGTCATCTCCTGGAAGAGAGCATCCCAGGCTGCTTTGCTactcttccttctgtgtctccatCCCAGTCTTCCATCCCCTCTCAGGGTATAATCATCGGTttattgtctctgtctccttgaaGAGACTGGAAACCATAGGATTCGTCCATTGGTTGTGTCCCCGAGCCTTGCAGGATGGCAGGTCTGTGGCAGGCCCAACGATGACTTCAGTGAGTGAGTGACAGGCTGGCTGGCAGCTACATGAACTGCACAGTTGCCTGCTCCCCATCCCGTGAGCTGGCTGGACCCCAGAGAAACATGTACGGAAAAAAACAGGACTCAGTCTGGAAGAGAAGCTGGCTTTCCTATGACCCTGCAGATGGTTCTCAGACCCTGGGCCATTATAACCTTTTGGACTGATGTTTTAACACTTGGGCTCCACTTTTACCTTCCAGGCTCTGTATAGTAGGAGTGAGGATGTTGGATGGGGTATTCCAAGTTATCATAAAAACAGAGCCCCAGAGACAGCAGCTCTTAGTTACTGAGCACTGATCTGATGCTAGCAGGGTTCCTCTCATGTAGGAGTTTGAAGTTTGGAGGAAGGCCAGACATACAGATTAAAACAATAGGGTATACCGAGATGGCTAGTGCTGGGGAACAAAAGGAGCAGGGAAGCCACTAATTGTTTCACTAATAAACAATTAGGAAATTAGGGCTTTGAAATATGTGTAGGAGtttaccaggttttttttttttttttttttttttttttttttgaggtgagaGAGCTAAGAAGAATGCTGGAGTTCTTACTAAGTCTGAATTTGGGCGTGGGAGGAATATGAAATAGACTCGTGTTTGATAGGTTCAGGTGGGCCCTGGAGCAGTGCGAGCATTAGAGTCTTTAGAGTAGGCAGGATCGGAGCTGTGAAAAGTTGCTCTGGGTTTGCTGAGGGAGAGGAGTGGGCGTGTGCATATGTGGGAGGGACTTTCCTACCCCTTCCCACATCGTGAGACTGAGATCTGGGTCACTCTCTTCCCTCCATCCAGGTGAGGGAGGACTGGAAATACGTTGCCATGGTGATCGACCGCCTGTTCCTGTGGatctttgtctttgtctgtgtctttggGACCGTCGGCATGTTCCTGCAGCCTCTCTTCCAGAACTACACTGCCACTACCTTCCTCCACCCTGACCACACAGCTCCCAGCTCCAAGTGAGGTCTCATTCATTTGCAGCTCCTCACCCCGTGACCCCTGGGGTTCAGTACTGGGTGCAAGATGGATCTCTCCCCACTCCACTGAAGCCTGCTTCACACCTCCGTTCACACATAGTCCTCCAGCCTGGAGGCTGGACCCGCTGCCTCGTGGTCGagccttctcctttccctctgagcTCATTCAGGCAGGAGTGCCAATGGTGGTGGCCACGGCTGGTaagtagaggccagagatcaCAGAGCCACCTACCCCGATGAGGGTGCTGGAGAAGGCGCCAAGAAAGGGACAGAGTTATCGGTGACCTCCAAGTCATCGGAGAGGAGGAAGTAGGATGAGGGGCTCAGATTCTGCAGCCAGACTGGCAGTGGTGTCTCCTGAGATAGAAGGTGCAGAGTGCGGCTAGTACTCGGCGCCCACCCACTTAAGTGAACAACACTGGTCTGGGAGGACTCGTGGTGTTGGGGAGCTCTCTTGGGAGCTCGGCCTCCTGCGACGTTTCAGTTCGGTCTCCCAGCCTGTACCTCAGAGGGCTCCAGACCCTGGCTTCAGGTTCCCTTCTGCCAGTGCGGAATTCTCTATACCCCTcgattttcctcttccctttctctcttgggAAAGGTGAGGTATTGGAGGAACCTGTGAAGGTCATGAGCTAGGTGAGAAGTTAGCGTTCACAGTCTCAGGCTGGATTCCAGTGGGAACCATGTTACAGAATCAGAACAGGCCTGGAAGGCGGGCCCCTTCCCCCTTGCCCCAAGGCCACAGACTGCTTAAAGGACATAAGTGACAGACATCTGAGCTGTACCTTAGTTCATTCCCCAGCTGTCAGATGAACTCATAGGCATCTTTGCATGGTGACTGGAGAGACCTCCTACTAGAATGGGAAATTAAAGGTTGCCTGTGTAAGGCCTCCCTTGCCCCCATAAACTTCCAGCCCCAGAGAAAGCACCCTGGAGTCATAGGCAGCACCTGGATAAGTATTGCCCCTCTGGAGGGTGGCACCAGTGTTGCTTTTCCGGCTTCTGTGAGACCCCACCAGCTGCTGCTAGGACCACCCTTGACTTTACTACCTCCAAATTAGTCAACAGCCAGGACTGGGAAGCTCAGTGAGCAGTTTGTCCAACTCCTTCCCATGTCCCATTGAACATATCAGGCAAACAGTGCCCATCTTAGAAACTGCTTCCAGCATTTACACTGTGGTAATAGAGGTAGGGCTGTGCTGGGTGGAAGGGACCCTGGCATGTGGAGGATCATGGGACAGTGCTGTTCTTGCCATTTTTAGTTCTTGCAATGGGGTAGGGTGGTAGGAGGTTATCATGTGTTAGGACAGTGTGAACCCTAAAGGATACTGGGAGGTTCTGGGGAAACTCAGCCTCTGCCACTTTGGGGCCTTCTGTCTCCATCCGTGCCTCCTCCTACATGGAGCTGTCTCTAGCGAGAATCGGGTACCTGGTTTAGTGAGCCTGGATGGGAACCTGGGATAGGGTGGCATGGGAGTGGCAGTGATGAAAGGTGTTAGTGAGCTCCAGTAACCTGGCAGCCACCTCTGCCTGGGACGATGGCCCGGGGCTCCCTGCTTCTGTGGAGACCTACAA
It includes:
- the Chrnb2 gene encoding neuronal acetylcholine receptor subunit beta-2 — encoded protein: MAGHSNSMALFSFSLLWLCSGVLGTDTEERLVEHLLDPSRYNKLIRPATNGSELVTVQLMVSLAQLISVHEREQIMTTNVWLTQEWEDYRLTWKPEDFDNMKKVRLPSKHIWLPDVVLYNNADGMYEVSFYSNAVVSYDGSIFWLPPAIYKSACKIEVKHFPFDQQNCTMKFRSWTYDRTEIDLVLKSDVASLDDFTPSGEWDIIALPGRRNENPDDSTYVDITYDFIIRRKPLFYTINLIIPCVLITSLAILVFYLPSDCGEKMTLCISVLLALTVFLLLISKIVPPTSLDVPLVGKYLMFTMVLVTFSIVTSVCVLNVHHRSPTTHTMAPWVKVVFLEKLPTLLFLQQPRHRCARQRLRLRRRQREREGAGALFFREGPAADPCTCFVNPASVQGLAGAFRAEPTAAGPGRSVGPCSCGLREAVDGVRFIADHMRSEDDDQSVREDWKYVAMVIDRLFLWIFVFVCVFGTVGMFLQPLFQNYTATTFLHPDHTAPSSK